Proteins encoded within one genomic window of Streptomyces sp. NBC_01314:
- the zapE gene encoding cell division protein ZapE has translation MSCSVARPLDSVTVSSSSATVSGIGPIPEAAPSSLCTREPHVPADRLVAEMVPPPRFDSVRFATYIPDPNQPSQTEAVRVLSGFAAGLGGAHATGAGKRGFLGFGRAKAPKVPAGPRGVYLDGGYGVGKTHLLASLWHATPAEPSLKAFGTFVELTNLVGALGFQKTVQTLSGHRLLCIDEFELDDPGDTVLVSTLLGKLVDAGVALAATSNTLPGKLGEGRFASVDFLREIQGLSAHFRPLRIDGEDYRHRGLPEAPAPYSDEEVTKAAYATEGASLDDFPHLLDHLARVHPSRYGALTDDLKVVCLTGVQPIPDQSTALRLVVLADRLYDREVPVLASGLPFDRLFSEEMLSGGYRKKYFRAISRLTALARDARRLVEH, from the coding sequence ATGTCGTGCAGTGTGGCACGACCCTTAGACTCGGTAACCGTGTCGTCGTCCTCAGCCACCGTGTCCGGAATCGGCCCGATACCCGAAGCGGCCCCCTCGTCCCTGTGCACCCGCGAGCCACACGTCCCCGCGGACCGGCTCGTCGCCGAGATGGTGCCGCCACCCCGCTTCGACTCGGTCCGCTTCGCCACGTACATCCCGGACCCGAACCAGCCCAGCCAGACCGAGGCCGTCCGCGTCCTGAGCGGCTTCGCGGCGGGTCTCGGCGGGGCACACGCGACCGGCGCCGGCAAGCGCGGCTTCCTCGGCTTCGGCAGGGCGAAGGCCCCCAAGGTGCCCGCCGGACCCCGCGGCGTCTACCTGGACGGCGGCTACGGCGTCGGCAAGACCCACCTCCTCGCCTCCCTCTGGCACGCCACCCCGGCCGAGCCCTCGCTCAAGGCCTTCGGCACCTTCGTCGAGCTGACGAACCTGGTCGGCGCCCTCGGCTTCCAGAAGACGGTCCAGACGCTTTCCGGTCACCGTCTGCTGTGCATCGACGAGTTCGAGCTGGACGACCCGGGCGACACCGTCCTCGTGTCGACCCTGCTCGGCAAGCTCGTCGACGCGGGCGTGGCCCTCGCCGCCACGTCGAACACGCTGCCGGGCAAGCTCGGTGAGGGCCGGTTCGCGTCGGTCGACTTCCTGCGCGAGATCCAGGGCCTGTCGGCCCACTTCCGCCCCCTGCGCATCGACGGCGAGGACTACCGCCACCGCGGTCTGCCCGAAGCCCCCGCGCCGTACTCCGACGAGGAGGTCACCAAGGCGGCGTACGCCACCGAGGGCGCCTCGCTCGACGACTTCCCGCATCTGCTGGACCACCTCGCGCGCGTCCACCCCAGCCGGTACGGCGCGCTCACGGACGACCTGAAGGTGGTCTGCCTGACCGGCGTCCAGCCGATCCCGGACCAGTCCACGGCCCTGCGGCTCGTGGTGCTCGCCGACCGGCTGTACGACCGCGAGGTGCCCGTGCTCGCCTCGGGGCTGCCCTTCGACCGGCTGTTCAGCGAGGAGATGCTGAGCGGCGGCTACCGCAAGAAGTACTTCCGCGCCATCTCCCGCCTCACCGCCCTCGCGCGTGACGCCAGGCGACTCGTGGAGCACTGA
- a CDS encoding pyrimidine reductase family protein — translation MRRLFPVTEETAARTPEVTGGAKVTEARTPGGGEGPTVARTPGGVQTPGGTETAGGTERPGSAGGSDFVDREWSLGELAVVYAYPEPAPGGREPWLRANMVSTIDGAAQHGGRSQPISSDADMRIFGTLRGLADVVIVGAETVRQEGYRPARAREAFAEARRAAGQTPAPAIAVVSASLDLDFSLPVFSSPSVPTILLTGAAAAPDRVATAEKAGVRVVVAGDGMGVDPARAVRALADLGLTRLLTEGGPRLLGQLIAADVLDELCVTLSPMLTAGDAQRIAGGPSVPVPKRFALASLLEETGFLFGRYRRT, via the coding sequence ATGCGACGCCTGTTCCCTGTGACCGAAGAGACAGCGGCCCGGACACCCGAAGTGACCGGTGGTGCGAAGGTGACCGAGGCTCGAACGCCCGGTGGGGGCGAGGGCCCGACGGTGGCCCGGACGCCGGGTGGGGTCCAGACGCCGGGCGGGACCGAGACGGCGGGTGGGACCGAGAGGCCGGGGTCGGCCGGGGGATCGGACTTCGTGGACCGGGAGTGGAGTCTCGGTGAGCTGGCCGTGGTGTACGCCTATCCCGAGCCGGCGCCCGGGGGGCGGGAGCCGTGGCTGCGGGCCAACATGGTGTCCACGATCGACGGCGCCGCCCAGCACGGCGGGCGTTCGCAGCCGATCTCCAGCGACGCCGACATGCGGATCTTCGGCACGCTGCGGGGGCTCGCGGACGTGGTGATCGTCGGCGCGGAAACGGTACGCCAGGAGGGATACCGTCCGGCACGCGCGCGGGAGGCGTTCGCGGAGGCGCGTCGGGCGGCCGGGCAGACGCCCGCGCCGGCCATCGCGGTGGTGAGCGCGAGTCTGGATCTGGACTTCTCGCTGCCGGTGTTCAGCTCGCCGTCGGTCCCCACCATCCTGCTGACCGGTGCCGCCGCGGCCCCCGACCGGGTCGCCACCGCCGAGAAGGCCGGTGTCCGGGTGGTGGTCGCCGGTGACGGCATGGGTGTCGACCCCGCGCGGGCCGTTCGGGCCCTCGCCGACCTGGGGCTGACCCGGCTGCTGACCGAGGGCGGCCCCCGGCTCCTGGGCCAGCTGATCGCAGCCGACGTCCTGGACGAGCTGTGTGTGACCCTGTCGCCGATGCTCACGGCGGGGGACGCCCAGCGGATCGCCGGGGGCCCCTCCGTGCCGGTGCCCAAGCGCTTCGCGCTGGCGTCCCTGCTGGAGGAGACCGGGTTCCTGTTCGGTCGTTACCGTCGTACGTGA